Proteins encoded by one window of Vigna radiata var. radiata cultivar VC1973A chromosome 5, Vradiata_ver6, whole genome shotgun sequence:
- the LOC106760804 gene encoding protein DETOXIFICATION 43 isoform X2, whose amino-acid sequence MDENGSSSNEPKNNNRNLPVSVFFKDARHVFKMDSIAKEILGIAFPSALAVAADPIASLIDTAFIGHLGPVELAAAGVSIALFNQASRITIFPLVSITTSFVAEENTIEKINKEKNLTENIKAKSKEVRPEDQLIQDIEKGASKEHNETPTESSSSTNCNTSVSKSTSAGSSSNKSVSKPGRKKRHVASASTALLFGTILGLLQAATLVFAAKPLLAAMGLKPDSPMLNPAVKYLRLRALGAPAVLLSLAMQGIFRGFKDTTTPLYVIVSGYALNVALDPILIFYCKLGIKGAAISHVLSQYVMAFALLLILTRKVDLVPPSIKDLQIFRFLKNGGLLLARVVAVTFCQTLAASLAARFGPIPMAAFQTCLQVWLTSSLLADGLAVAVQAILACSFAEKDYEKVIAAATRTLQMSFVLGVGLSLAVGVGLYFGAGIFSKSVLVVHLIRIGLPFVAATQPINSLAFVFDGVNYGASDFAYSAYSLVTVSLASVASLFLLSKSKGFVGLWIALTIYMSLRMFAGVWRMGTGTGPWRFLRGRR is encoded by the exons ATGGACGAGAATGGTAGCTCAAGTAATGAACCAAAGAACAACAACAGAAACCTGCCTGTCTCAGTTTTCTTCAAAGATGCAAG ACATGTTTTCAAGATGGACTCCATTGCCAAGGAGATACTTGGGATTGCATTCCCTTCTGCACTTGCTGTTGCTGCTGATCCTATTGCTTCTCTCATAGACACAGCATTCATTGGCCACTTGG GTCCCGTGGAGCTTGCTGCAGCAGGAGTGTCCATCGCTTTGTTTAACCAAGCTTCAAGAATTACCATCTTCCCTTTGGTTAGCATCACAACTTCCTTTGTGGCTGAGGAAAATACCATCGAAAAAATcaacaaagaaaagaatttgACTGAAAACATTAAGGCCAAGTCCAAGGAGGTAAGGCCGGAGGATCAGTTGATTCAAGATATAGAGAAAGGAGCATCCAAGGAACACAATGAGACTCCAACagaatcttcatcttcaacaa ACTGCAATACTAGTGTAAGCAAATCTACCTCTGCTGGAAGTAGTAGTAACAAGAGTGTGTCAAAACCTGGAAGGAAGAAGCGACACGTTGCTTCTGCATCAACAGCGCTACTTTTTGGCACAATCCTTGGCCTTCTTCAAGCAGCAACCCTTGTATTTGCAGCCAAACCTCTATTAGCTGCAATGGGTCTGAAACCT GATTCTCCTATGCTAAATCCAGCTGTTAAATACTTGAGATTGAGAGCTTTAGGTGCTCCTGCAGTTCTTCTCTCCTTGGCCATGCAAGGAATCTTTCGAGGATTCAAGGACACTACAACTCCTTTATATGTTATTG TCTCGGGGTATGCATTGAATGTGGCTTTGGATCCAATTCTTATCTTCTACTGCAAACTGGGCATCAAAGGTGCAGCCATTTCACATGTGCTCTCTCA GTATGTGATGGCATTCGCCCTCTTGTTGATATTAACTAGAAAAGTGGATCTTGTACCTCCAAGCATCAAGGACTTGCAGATATTCAGGTTTCTTAAAAATG GAGGTCTTCTGTTGGCAAGAGTTGTGGCTGTGACATTCTGCCAAACCCTTGCAGCGTCATTGGCAGCAAGATTTGGCCCAATTCCTATGGCTGCTTTCCAAACCTGCTTGCAGGTGTGGCTGACATCTTCCCTTCTTGCTGATGGTTTAGCTGTTGCTGTACAG GCAATTCTAGCTTGTTCCTTTGCTGAGAAAGATTATGAAAAGGTGATTGCTGCTGCAACAAGAACGCTTCAGATGAGTTTTGTTTTAGGAGTTGGACTTTCTCTTGCAGTTGGAGTTGGTTTATACTTTGGAGCTGGAATCTTCTCCAAAAGTGTTCTTGTTGTGCACTTAATCAGAATAGGACTCCCG TTTGTAGCTGCAACACAACCAATCAACTCATTAGCCTTTGTGTTTGATGGTGTGAACTATGGAGCTTCTGATTTTGCATATTCTGCATACTCATTGGTAACTGTGTCATTAGCAAGTGTTGCTTCACTGTTCCTTCTCTCTAAGAGCAAAGGTTTTGTTGGACTATGGATTGCACTAACCATATATATGAGTCTTCGCATGTTTGCTGGTGTATGGAG GATGGGAACAGGAACAGGACCATGGCGTTTTCTGAGAGGACGACGTTGA
- the LOC106760804 gene encoding protein DETOXIFICATION 43 isoform X1: MDENGSSSNEPKNNNRNLPVSVFFKDARHVFKMDSIAKEILGIAFPSALAVAADPIASLIDTAFIGHLGPVELAAAGVSIALFNQASRITIFPLVSITTSFVAEENTIEKINKEKNLTENIKAKSKEVRPEDQLIQDIEKGASKEHNETPTESSSSTSENVEMDDCNTSVSKSTSAGSSSNKSVSKPGRKKRHVASASTALLFGTILGLLQAATLVFAAKPLLAAMGLKPDSPMLNPAVKYLRLRALGAPAVLLSLAMQGIFRGFKDTTTPLYVIVSGYALNVALDPILIFYCKLGIKGAAISHVLSQYVMAFALLLILTRKVDLVPPSIKDLQIFRFLKNGGLLLARVVAVTFCQTLAASLAARFGPIPMAAFQTCLQVWLTSSLLADGLAVAVQAILACSFAEKDYEKVIAAATRTLQMSFVLGVGLSLAVGVGLYFGAGIFSKSVLVVHLIRIGLPFVAATQPINSLAFVFDGVNYGASDFAYSAYSLVTVSLASVASLFLLSKSKGFVGLWIALTIYMSLRMFAGVWRMGTGTGPWRFLRGRR; the protein is encoded by the exons ATGGACGAGAATGGTAGCTCAAGTAATGAACCAAAGAACAACAACAGAAACCTGCCTGTCTCAGTTTTCTTCAAAGATGCAAG ACATGTTTTCAAGATGGACTCCATTGCCAAGGAGATACTTGGGATTGCATTCCCTTCTGCACTTGCTGTTGCTGCTGATCCTATTGCTTCTCTCATAGACACAGCATTCATTGGCCACTTGG GTCCCGTGGAGCTTGCTGCAGCAGGAGTGTCCATCGCTTTGTTTAACCAAGCTTCAAGAATTACCATCTTCCCTTTGGTTAGCATCACAACTTCCTTTGTGGCTGAGGAAAATACCATCGAAAAAATcaacaaagaaaagaatttgACTGAAAACATTAAGGCCAAGTCCAAGGAGGTAAGGCCGGAGGATCAGTTGATTCAAGATATAGAGAAAGGAGCATCCAAGGAACACAATGAGACTCCAACagaatcttcatcttcaacaaGTGAGAATGTGGAAATGGATG ACTGCAATACTAGTGTAAGCAAATCTACCTCTGCTGGAAGTAGTAGTAACAAGAGTGTGTCAAAACCTGGAAGGAAGAAGCGACACGTTGCTTCTGCATCAACAGCGCTACTTTTTGGCACAATCCTTGGCCTTCTTCAAGCAGCAACCCTTGTATTTGCAGCCAAACCTCTATTAGCTGCAATGGGTCTGAAACCT GATTCTCCTATGCTAAATCCAGCTGTTAAATACTTGAGATTGAGAGCTTTAGGTGCTCCTGCAGTTCTTCTCTCCTTGGCCATGCAAGGAATCTTTCGAGGATTCAAGGACACTACAACTCCTTTATATGTTATTG TCTCGGGGTATGCATTGAATGTGGCTTTGGATCCAATTCTTATCTTCTACTGCAAACTGGGCATCAAAGGTGCAGCCATTTCACATGTGCTCTCTCA GTATGTGATGGCATTCGCCCTCTTGTTGATATTAACTAGAAAAGTGGATCTTGTACCTCCAAGCATCAAGGACTTGCAGATATTCAGGTTTCTTAAAAATG GAGGTCTTCTGTTGGCAAGAGTTGTGGCTGTGACATTCTGCCAAACCCTTGCAGCGTCATTGGCAGCAAGATTTGGCCCAATTCCTATGGCTGCTTTCCAAACCTGCTTGCAGGTGTGGCTGACATCTTCCCTTCTTGCTGATGGTTTAGCTGTTGCTGTACAG GCAATTCTAGCTTGTTCCTTTGCTGAGAAAGATTATGAAAAGGTGATTGCTGCTGCAACAAGAACGCTTCAGATGAGTTTTGTTTTAGGAGTTGGACTTTCTCTTGCAGTTGGAGTTGGTTTATACTTTGGAGCTGGAATCTTCTCCAAAAGTGTTCTTGTTGTGCACTTAATCAGAATAGGACTCCCG TTTGTAGCTGCAACACAACCAATCAACTCATTAGCCTTTGTGTTTGATGGTGTGAACTATGGAGCTTCTGATTTTGCATATTCTGCATACTCATTGGTAACTGTGTCATTAGCAAGTGTTGCTTCACTGTTCCTTCTCTCTAAGAGCAAAGGTTTTGTTGGACTATGGATTGCACTAACCATATATATGAGTCTTCGCATGTTTGCTGGTGTATGGAG GATGGGAACAGGAACAGGACCATGGCGTTTTCTGAGAGGACGACGTTGA